The segment gtctctatttgttttgtctttgtttgttttgtctctatttgttttgtctctatttgttttgtctctatttgttttgtctctatttgttttgtctctatttgttttgtctttgtttgttttgtctctgtttgttttgtctctgtttgttttgtctctatttgttttgtctttgtttgtttgtcttgtttgtctctATATTTGTTTTCGTCTctatttgtttgtcttgtttgttttgtctctatttgtttgtctttgtttgttttgtctctatttgttttgtactgtgttttgtatttgttcttttgttttgtctttgtttgttttgtgtctctgtttgtttgttttgtctctgtttgttttgtctctatttgttttgtctttgtttgttttgtctctatttgttttgtctttgtttgttttgtctctgtttgttttgtctctgtttgttttgtctctatttgttttgtctttgtttgttttgtctctatttgttttgtctctgtttgttttgtctctatttgttttgtctttgtttgttttgtctatgtttgttttgtctctgttggttttgtgtctgtttgtctttgtttgttttgtgtctctgttttgtctctgtttgttttgtctttgtttgttttgtgtctgtttttttgtctttgttttgtgtctgttggttttgtctctgtttgctttgtgtctgtttgtctttttatgtctttgtttgttttgtctctctgtggtcGTGTTGTGTCTCGTTGTGTCCCTACTGGTCTGTGTCCAGTTGTCCCGTCATGTTTATTAAGTCACTGAATTCCTTCCTGACATTGTCCagatttaaaaacctttattaatccTCTTATGAATTATTATTCTCCCTTTTCCCCGTTCTTATATTACGATTCTGTTCAGTGGCAGTTATCAGTTACCATGGGAACCACAGATGGTTAATAGGAACCTACAGAATGAAACTGTATTTTCTGGGTGTTTGTTGTTGCTATGGTGACTCATGATGCTATTATAGTCAACCATCTTTCTTAGCCAAGTTCCCTGATGGTTGAACTTCCTGACGCCGTAATTCAGATGTGActgttttctgcatgttttgttttttaagttgaaGCGTTTTAAGATCATAATCTGCAGTTTCACTAAAAAAcgttctctctgtctctaaaaTCCAATGAAAATGATCTTTAAACGTTGATGACAATGAACTATTTAGGACCTCTGTTGGTTCCAACACTACATcatgttaatgataataaagaGTTTAACTgatagaaacacatttaaaaaaaggggTGGCTGTagctcaataggtagagcagcTGTCTGCCCATCACAGCATTGGTAGTTCAActcccggctgccacgtcacatgccaaactgtccttgggcaagatactgaaccccaagttaccaccggtgagtcaggtcagctgcagcagctctgccatcggtgtgtgaatgagacgcagtgtaaagcgctttgagtaccagctgGTAGAAAAGTGCAGAACATCAAAGCTGGGATTATTCACTCTGATTGTCGTCTCAGTGCTCGATCATCGGCGGCTGCAGCTGTTCGCCGGTTACTTCTGTCGTCGTCCTCTAACGAGAGCAGACTTTAAAACCTCTAAGCTCCCACATGATTTCATCATTCGTTTACGTAAggatgattttttattttttgtgtgatgTTGTTGTGCTGGGTTGACACTTAAACAGCTGTCAGCAGCTGGATGAGACAAATCCTTCACTGGAGAAAAAGCAGTGATACCAGTGCAGAGAAACGCTCAGTTACTGGTGCACGAAGATTAAAGCATCGAGAGTGttggaggaaagaaagaagaacagaagactgacagtaaataaaagagagtaaagaaataaaggatGAGGCTAGTTAACAGGACAGAAGTGGAAAAAGAGGCAGATGTTTGAATGgatgaaggaaaaaacacagaaggatCGAAGGAAATACAGTTAAAGAAAGATACTGAATAACAAGGGAGGGTATGAACTGAAGGACAcgaagaaagaagagaaggaaaggaaggaaggaagtggACATCAGTAAAGTAACAAAGTATAAAGATCAAATTTAATCTGTAAAACTAGGAAGAAATTTACTGAAGTTAAATatagaaaagaagaagtgtTGGCAGCAGGTGGAGGTCGACATAAAGTCTCTGGGTAATGGAGCATCTCTGACTTCAAATGAAATCAGCAGCGACTTGTTAAAGTCTGAAGATGCTGATGAGGTGATAGAAGAACCTGAGCTGAGCGTCTGTTTCGTGTCTTAACAAGAGACTTAACACACTCAGCTGATGTGTGAGAAAACAGCAGGAGACAATTGTGTTTAACAAATTCCAAACTACGCAGCTTCGTACGGAGAAACTCTGATCTGGCTCAACTTTCTGTGCGACACATGACGTGCTGCGTCGGCCAATCACATGCACACTATGTGCATTCCTGGAGGATTATTTTGTAATGTGAGCGCCATAATTCACCTCCTGTGCTTCTGTTCATGATTGACACTGGCTGGTTTGTTGTTGGACAGGACGACGTTCATAAAACCACCAGGATATAAACGGATCCCGGTGCACTGACGACGTCCTGCAGAGAGATTTCTGAACACCTGATAAACTTAGTTAAGACTGAgatatacatacacaaaaagAGTCGCACACAATATTTTGTTGTCTTTAGCTTCGATTACTGCCCTCATTCAACATTCATGCATCAGTTGAGTGAGTATAGAAACAGAAGTTGAAGTGAAGAAGGTCCAAGTCCCCAACTCTAACTCCAGCAAAAGACCAAGACAGACCACCTAACTGGTTTATCCTTTTTGTGATGTTAGAGACAGTCTGTCTGATGATCCGAAACCCTGTGGAGTTTAAAAAGACTTCATATTATAAACCATGTAAACAACATCCATGTCACCCCCACCCGGAGCAGGGTGTTGTAGTGCAGTGTAGGATCCACCGAGGTAAATACAACCTGTTCACAAAGAACTGGAGTGTTGAATAATGGATCTACGTGTTCTCCAGCATCCTGGTTTCTTCTTAGACCTGTGACTCACGACGCTGTTCTCGTTACGTTTCCTAATCCAGAATATGTCTGATGACAATCTGAGCTCACTGGGCTCCGCCCCTTTTGTCATGCAGTGATCCGTTAAGTGAAACAATCAGAGCAACAAGTCAAGTCAGCGTCGAGAGAAACTCCcgaaatgtgatttgatttatttactttgacaGTTTCACTCTGGATTTGATAGAAGGTGAAACTTAGATCATAACGTTTATTAACAGGAACCAACATCGTCTCTGgtactggtactggtactggAACTAGTACTGGTACTGTCCTGAACATCTGTAGAAAACCACTAAAACCACTTGTATGATCTGTGAGTGTTGTTCTCTGGTCTCAGttactgcacatgctcagtcGTCTCTGACGGAGCAGTTCATTGGACTAATCTGATTAATCTAATGAGCTTTAAACAGAACCTTAAAGCTCAAAGATCTCTGGGTCTGACAGCAGACGACTAATTAATGTAAAAGATGTCGGACACACCGCTCACCGTGTAGTACTGCAGTAACGCTCACCGTGTAGTACTGCAGTACCGCTCACCGTGTAGTACTGCAGTAACGCTCACCGTGTAGTACTGCAGTACGTTCTGCAGTAGCCTATAAACTGAATGTTAATATCCTGTGTGGTAATATTACATCAACTAAGTTTGCTGCTGACGTTTTAATGTTTCAGTCCGTTCCACATCAGTCATTATAACTACAAACGTCCggtttcattatgttttattagaaaGATCCTAAAAAAGAGCGAATGTGATGATGAACGTTTAATTTTCCAGGCTGAGgttgtaaaatattaaatttgaaTAGAAAAAGGAACATTTCACATTCAGTTGTATCATCATTTGGCAGAGTTGTAATTCATTGTGctgaaaatcacatttatttagtttgttgtgttttcctgttgacTGTTCACAACAAACAAGTCAGTGAATGATAATTATTTATCTCATGTTTATCTCttgactttgttttgtatttttgtaattttacatgTAGACAAATTAAAAGTcatatttcaattcaattaacactggaaataatttatttgaatgttgGCAGTCGTAACCTTCCGTACAAGTGGGCCTTTAATTGTCACAGATATTCTGGTCTTTACACAGAGATGTTGGGAGgagaataaattaaaactaatctTTCTCTAAATCAAAAGGGATGAAATCATTTTTGGGAATGCGTGCACGCTGTAGGGGTGATTTGTTGAGGCAGTGGCGACTTTAAGAACTGGTTTGGTGGTAGAAAGGAAGGACTGAGGAGGTTTACCCCTTGTGATGTGTCTCATGACTGGAGGAAGTGATGCCGCTCAGTGTTTGGACTCAAAGAGCTGCAGGGCGATCACACTGCTGCCCTTTAAAGTCTGAACGTCCAGTTGTCTTTGGGTCACATGATGCTGCTGGAAACTTCATCACATGAACACTAGACTTTGGGATTGTGAGGAGCAGTGGAGGCTCCGCGCTTGTGTGCTCATGTcgtttgtttgtgttgacaggTTGACAGACGGCGGCAGgatgctgtggctgctgctctgtctgcttcCTCTGGTAGGCTGCAGCAGACCTGTCACCCAGGACGTCACCTACGAGGAAAGACACGACCACGGTGAGTCTTTGCACGGGAGTGATGCAGAAGAAACCAGAGGAAAAAAGGTTGAGTTTCACTTGATTCAGTTCTGATTCTCCGAGGCCAAACATGCCAAACATTAATGGATGATAGACAGTCTGAAACAACCaataagagacagacaaactgtGAGATGGACTCTACTCGTGTGGTTTTCTCGTCAtcttgtttctgtctgatggtttttgtctcatttagattattttgcttcaactaataaataataaattaaataaatatattaaataaaatattcacttcATACAGAGGCTCCGGTCCAGGGGCCCGGTCCCCTGTCAGGCCTCTGGGCCTGTGCACGTTCAGTGGTCCATCCATGCCCCCCCACCTCTGTCCCTGCAGCGGTGGTTCTCTAAACATACTGAGCTCCGTTTGGTAACGATCACTTTCATGAACTAACTCTGTCCGACAGCTGTTTCACTTCCACTCAGCTGGACGTTCTGACAGCTCGTCGATACCTCAGCAGGGAGGACGCCTCACAACTCAGTGAATACTTTTATTACCTTTAAATGATTTTCTGTGAGAAATGAATCATTGAAGATTCTTGAACATCACAGTGGATGCGGTGGATCTAACATGTGATAGGTTAAATGAGATGAGAACACTTCTGATACCTGCAGCCTGCTGGACTGGACCCTGCAGGGCCTGAGTCTGTGTTCTGACTCGAGGCTCCTGTTGCAGCCGTTAGCCTGTTCCCTAAACGACTGAACCACAGCAGGAGATACCAGATCACAAACCGAATGCATCCCACACGTCATGGTCTCTGGAAACCAGCTTCTGATCAGCAGCtgacttcttctttttgttcCGTCTCTTTTGAGAAACTATCAAACAGGATTCTGATGTGTTTCATTCTAAAGCTCACAGGATATTAAATCTGCAGGAGCCATTTTTATTCACAACCTCTTCCAGATGTGAAACTGAAGATGTGCAGGAAagaataaaagcacagaaaaacCCACAGTGGCACAAATGATGCTTGTTATCAAGACTGAGGATGCACGTTGCAGATCAGCATGTGTGATGTGGATAACGACAGCTGCGGCTAAACACGTTGTTATCTAGAGTAAAGTACACACCGAAAAAAATGAAATCCTAATTAGTCGGACGTGTTTATTTGCATCCTAAAGCAGTAGAATATACTCAAACATTCTAATTCTTACAATTCAGAACTAGTCTGAAAATATTCccgtttttttattttctactgagacattagttaattcagctacttTTAACTGAATTAGCTGAATTAGTAGATTGGACTGTAGGATAATAGCTGGGAcgttgtttcttcttcttcatcctgaATCTTGAAGTCCATGTAgaacgttttgttttgttgtttttgtctctgctgaGAACCTGATTACTTGATTTCCttgtagatttttattttgaatccTCTCTACGCTGACGGAGGCAGCGTGCtaacattaaaatgatgttCAGCATCACTTGTTGTTTTGCCTCTCATGcttgattttttgtttgtggctgttttgtggttgtgtttctgACATTTAACAGTCTACAAACGAATGTGCTGTCATGACTGAaatgaaacagcacagaaaacatgatCACGCTGCTTTTAAAATCATCAGCTTTATGGAAACACAGTATAACTCATGTTATGTGATTAATACAGGAATTATCCTTCTTACTGTTCTCAGTGTCTTGATGCAATGAGACCCAGATTGAACCTGCTGTTGCAGCCTGTGTGCAGCTCCTGCCGTACGTCTGACACAGTTGCTGCAGGTATGAACTTGCTTTACCGGGTCCCAGCGTGTGCGCTTTGCTGTTGGATTTCTGAGAAGTGGAGGTTGATCAGAACGTCTCTGCAGCTCGGCTCTCTGAGCTTCTTACTGCAAACAGAACAGCTCTTTGTTTCCCTGCTGCCCTCAGACTGCAGCTCCACGCGTTCTCTGATGGATTACTGCTCCCCGCTGCTCCTATGATCAGTGAAGGGGACATGATGTCTCGCTGCTTGTGTGTTCTGTTGCACGACCACCCGGACATAGAGTCTGTGCAGTGTCATCTGCAGCATGAGGAAGAAACAGCTGAAGCTGATGTTCAGCGAACGCCTCAGGAAAACTCAACTCACCAGCTTTAacagcagaagagagagagaggcgacGTGCAGCCAAAATCCCCAACGGGAATCGAAGATGAAAAAAACACCTCAGATACACAACGAAACGCGCTGTTGgacattttaaacacttaaaCTTAAAAACGTACATTTCATCTCATTGTCCATGCGTTACCATAGTAACAGCAACCATGTCCAAGCTGTGTCTCGTACACAGAAGTGTCACAGGAAGCGTGTTTCCAGAGGGACAATAAACGGTGACGGACctttagatatttaaatgtacagacTGTGACTCCCTGATCCCTGTTGGTCCCTGTTTACATGAATGAAGGAGCCACAACATTAGAACCACTTTTTATTATAACACACATGAGAGCGACTCCTCCACCCACCGAGAGCTCAGTATAAACAGGAACCATCACATCAAGTTTCAACTTTAAAACCACAGGAGAAATCACAGCTGCTGCATTGGATTGAATGAGATCGCACAGGTACAGACGAACCTCATGAAGGCGCCAGTGAGCGTCAACAACAACAGATCAACAGTCAACAAACAAAGAGCAGCAACATTCAAACAGTCGCGGAGTCACCGGATCAGAACCTTTCAAACCATCAAATGTTCACAGATGTTCAGAGGTCACTGTCCCGCccctaatgtgtgtgtgtgtgtgtgtgtgtgtgtgtgtgtgtgtgtgtgtgtgtgtgtgtgttctgacctCCTGTTTCCAGACTTCGATCAATTTTCCAGCGTTGCTCTAAATCACAGTCATGGGACTGAGAGTCAGTCGGACACAGGATTAGATTAGTGAGTGTTTGAGGTAGAAACACGTGAAATTAGGAAATTGATCAGCTCGgagtgagacagaggagagatgacAGATGGAGaattgattgttttatttcctggAGTTTcactttaagtgtgtgtgtgtgtgtgtgtggtcgacTGCTCCTTTTGTTAAAGCTCTGTGTTTCAGTCTGAGACAGTTTCCACTAAACAAACTGAGATTATGTTTAGTACAAATCTGGGATTTTTCTCTTGATCTCTGCTTTGTGAAatattagtttgtgtgttttggctgcAGTCAGAATTCACCTGCTCACATTTTCCTCTCACAGAAGCATTTAGAAGGATTACAGTGTTTAGATCATGGATGGATTATCAAAGTGGTTTAATGCAGAGTCGGCATCAAATGCTGCTGGACTGAAGGATTCTAAGGGAACAGGAAACTGATCAGTACATGAAGCTTTGttcagtgacagagaaaagacaattcatcacagacacaggattcatgtttttaatatcaCCCACAACTTCTGCCCAATGAAAAACGGAGTAGAGTCGAGTTGAACTGGGAGCGTGTGGAGGAAAAACACTATTAATGAAGAACCAGACTGATGACTCTTCTTATGGGGGGGGGTGAGGTCACAGGGTCGGCCTGGCTTTGTCAGTGGGTCAGAATAAGTTTGCACAGTAACGGGTCGTTTTTAATTTGATCACCAgttataacattaaaacatcacagCTCTGATCTAAACTTCACCATGAAAGAGCTGAAGAGAGACGGAGGTTCTGCCCGGACCCGTCCGTACTGACAAACCCCCCGACTCGgctgaatttgttttttcctctcaggGGATGTTACCGTGACGACGCTGCCTCGCATCTACTACTGCCGCTCCCCCAACATGGAGGACTTCACCTGCTGGTGGCACCCGCTCAGCAACCTGACGGACGGAGAGAAGGTCACACACGTCCTCACCTACTCCAAAGAGTATGTAACACACTCTTTACTTTACTGCAGTAGGCTGCATAGTTAAATGGACGTGTACCAGAGACGGATCATAGGATGCAGacaagtgttttatttattcactttacTAGAAATTAGGACGTCTCTTATTAACTGCTGCAGCTTGTTCCatcaataacaaaataaaataatcctaATAATgtcttttaattaatgttgGATTTGTCCTTCTTGTAGTTCAGAGTCCCAAACCAGGAAAAACTGCCCCAGATGAAAGGAGCACTAAAGTTTGTGGGTCAGATAAATTGAGCCGTTTAGATGCAGTTTGATTTCTGCTGCTTCACCGTGATGTGTTTAACATATTGTTATTTGGGAGCTGCTCTGACATCCAGCACACAGCATCACGTGGCGTCTGTTCCCAGTAATCAGGACAAATTGGATTGTACCTTTGACCCGACGGGACTCGCTCTCCTGCAGGAGTCAGTTTGTAACAGATGGTGTCGGGATAAATAGCAGCAGTTCACATAATCTGAtatttttaggaccaaacatCTTGTTAGTCACAGTATTTTGTGCAGTATTTCAGTATCACTGTGTTTCAGCCCTTTGCTGTTTGGCTTGTCTTCCTCCTCAGCCCCTCCCTCACTGACCTTTCCACCAGTTCTCTGCTAATCCCAGCGGTGCACCTGTACCCTATTTACCCATCACCTCATCTGCACTGGTCCAGGTTCACTCTGATTTAATTTCTGACTCTTACCTGTTCCTGGGATCACACACCCAGTTTGTGCAGctgcaacaacacacagtaGTTTGCAGACTCCAAACAGCTCCTCACTGTTCTGAGGAAACACCAACACCAGGCAACCACTTCCGTTTCCACTTCCTCCCAAAGGGCAGCATGTGAACGTGTAAAGGTTTGAACATTGCTGCTGTCGACTGGTCCAAACCTCACGTGATTTATTTAGTATATGCTATCTGCTGCATCTGGGGAGAAATGTGATTTAAGAACATTATTGATGGTGGATTTACACGTACTACACTTCAGCACTGATTCTATCTGCGACTCACCAGCTGGGAACAAGTCAAGTCACAGATTTCTGTGGACGAGATACAACAGTGATGattcagaaataaaagaactggTTCAAGTCATTCAAAAGAAGCTGAATGTCTGCAAAGACGTTCATCAGGGAGGCGATGAATGCAGCATATCCacgttttctctgctgtttgcagGAATGACCACGGTGTACGTGAATGTCCAGACTACGTGAGCGATGGCCCCAACAGCTGCCACTTCGACAGCGACCACACGGCCATATGGACCGTGTACTGCATGAACGTGACCGCCGTCACCGCCCGCAGGAACTACACCTCCCCGGAGCACTGCCTGGACGTAGCAGATATAGGTACCACATCGTTACCGTACTGCTTTAGTTTTACTGCAAATGAAATTCAACTCGTCGTGTGGAGTTTTCTTCAAGTGAAGAATTTGACGGAAGGTCACAGACAgcctgttatttttattatatctgTAGAAGTGATGATTTAAGAGCTGCTACGAAGGACAGATCTGATCTGTGTCTTTTGTTGTAAGCACTTCAACaactacaacacaaaaaagGGTAAAAACACGACCTTCAACACTTTATCTGGATGGAATATACTCACAGCtgattaatgtttaatttcttcTACAGTGAAGTGATCACTTTAGACTTAAACCAACTCTGGACACAATCagactaaaaagaaaactgttgtcAACCATGTGCTGCAGATTTCTACTGGATCAGTCCACTGCTCTGTGTCATGTTAACGAGTGTCCAACTGTCACAGTGATGTGTTGTTGGACACGTTCAGAGACGCCGCTCTTATCAGGGCCCAGCAGAAAGGTTAACAGGGCGGGGGTCAGAGACCATTTACACTTTTGTGCACTAATGTGCTGCTGACGTtattctctgtgtctgtgtgagaatAACAAACTAAATAATGTCCTTGATGGGTGTTTGATTTTACAGCCATAGAATGACCATGAATCATTTACAGGGTTTGAGTTATCAACTATTTAAAGTTTAGTACATAGAAATAGGCTCAAAGTACAGAACTTATAAGAAATTTCCCCTGAGACGTTATAAAAGTGAAATGCTGCGTGAATAATAGAGGCTCATTAGAACAACCACAGTGCTGCTTTGTCTGCAGAGCTCCGAACGAAATGCCAGTTGAAGTGTGTGATTTCACGACATGTTGAATTAATAACTGGGAACATTCACTTAATCCACAGGAGATGATTTACAGTGAGCGTGTGACTGcgctgcagagaaacaaaggagGCCGCAGTGTGTGGCTGGGGGGGTTCtcaccacacagaaacacagaaacatgagtCGCTCATGAACAAAGACGCAGTGTTAAGACGTTCCTCCGTGTTCTGTGTGTCCACAGTTCAGACCGAAGCTCCGGCCAACCTGAGCTACAAGCTGACGGACGCCGGCGGGGACGAACTGGGCCACAACGCGCTGCTGTCCTGGACGTATCCGGTGCCCTCACACCTGCAGTACGGCTGGATCACGCTGGTGTACGAGCTGCAGTACAGACGCGTGACTGAGCCCGACAACTGGAAGGTActgaaggaacacacacacacacacacacacacacacagcctctgtttactgctgcagctcacaTGATGCCAGTTTttactgcagtggaagaaaagaTATTAAATGTCCTCAAGTTGTAGCAGTTAAAGGAGgaaatcaaagaaaaatgaaaaatgaaaaacttcTTTCTGCCAGTTAGTCAATAGTTATTGGATCAGTGTGAGTTCATCGAGGTAAAGACAGTTTAAAGTACTTTAAGTTCAATATGTACGTTTAGAAAATGATATTCTGTCTTAAGTCATGGTAAAAATTGAAGTGCGGCTTTGGACGACCATGTATTTAAGTGATGATCGGAGTCTTTCAGTGTTTGAAGTAGATTAAAACACTTTTAGATCAATTACAGTGAATctctacagtttttttttatcccttaTAATAAACCACAAAGCTTTTCCTGATTTTTCACCTTGACTGAAACACGTAGGCATTCGGaggttttaaatctttgtctgtgttgtttgtgtgtgctcagGTGAAACACCCGCTGCGTGAGTCCTCCGTCGAGCTGCTCGGCCTCCCCGTCGGAGACTACGTGGTCCGAGTTCGCTGCCGGTCGCACAACTACGGTGTGTGGAGCAAATGGAGCTCCACGCTGTTGATGAGCATCCCCGCCAGACCGCCCGCAGGTACGCCACGCAGggtttccatgacaacagagAACAAGGATCACCATGGAAGATAAATCGAGATGATAGaacttaaaaactaaaatgaactTAAAACCCCActacactttttaaaattagcaATAAAAGGAATATTTTTCTTCAAATAGGATCCAGATAAAAACATTAGATTAAACAATATAATGTTTCAAGCACACAGTGATAATCAGTTTGAGAAGATAGTTCAACAGGTGATGAAGCAGTTTGAAGCTGGTTTCGTTTAATTTGAccttttttccttcatttctctttgaatctatttttatgttttagaattttcctttattttccaAACTGAACCGATTCATTCACTGTCATAGAAAATTCCACTGGCTGAAACTAACAACACATAATGTGAAGCGGTGTCAGGTGCAGGAGTTAAGAAAAGACTTAATTTGACTTTAAGACTTTAAGACTTTAtattaaatgatcaaatttAGCCTGCACTTCTCCTGTCGCCCTGTGTGTGGCGCTCTTTCTAATGGTTGGTTGAACCTGTGCAGGTAAACTGCTGGTGTTGATTCTGGTGACGGGAGTCGGTGTCATCGCTCTGCTGGGAATCATCTTTGGTATCATTCCTCACACTAAACGGtgagaaaacactcacacacacgcactcac is part of the Anabas testudineus chromosome 2, fAnaTes1.2, whole genome shotgun sequence genome and harbors:
- the LOC113164565 gene encoding prolactin receptor-like; protein product: MLWLLLCLLPLVGCSRPVTQDVTYEERHDHGDVTVTTLPRIYYCRSPNMEDFTCWWHPLSNLTDGEKVTHVLTYSKENDHGVRECPDYVSDGPNSCHFDSDHTAIWTVYCMNVTAVTARRNYTSPEHCLDVADIVQTEAPANLSYKLTDAGGDELGHNALLSWTYPVPSHLQYGWITLVYELQYRRVTEPDNWKVKHPLRESSVELLGLPVGDYVVRVRCRSHNYGVWSKWSSTLLMSIPARPPAGKLLVLILVTGVGVIALLGIIFGIIPHTKRIKRYFLPPIPKPRIIGIDPLLLKKGNLDEINHHFRHFHSYRPPSYTEEVWDQVSTGDVYLTTPKDRSLQADSTNMKSNAPMVPRDLPFVAAHHQVSTQSPTLYVQSLPPYCSSPPEAFSQRLDVPSLWQRPEIMSLPGTDYSVMGHPSVPDSVPSHEATTVTTNRSPQDFYTCVQLMNESGEVHLVPCMPPEYCSEFPSFPGFDLDSEMKEEGKKNQLSEYQARKSLKSGSNDGGEAERSEAAMPLLPVTVENNG